The Arachis hypogaea cultivar Tifrunner chromosome 19, arahy.Tifrunner.gnm2.J5K5, whole genome shotgun sequence genome has a window encoding:
- the LOC112777267 gene encoding uncharacterized protein, producing MESEVVRSHQEQDENDEQQPPFNDSASQLEEQHSDPEKKSSVLNKVKARAKKIKDTVKKHGQRVLDHVHDNSSSEDQNSPVHHDINEPENQQVDRALVDESGDVKDAPPTYQQVENYVKNAATESEQVENLGKSEANYGGTTNMGEEPQDKAGTVGVVSPTDENIATEEEKEGHSKDTLENISEAYATTRNYQTGTVGESEAVQSSPPTYEQVEDFVKSGEPEPEQVENLDKTVPSSGGTTPFVGEEPHHQPRVVGASPTTETNEDITTEPAKAFAEEEKFKGNLENPTSLGEELHPPGSRPEAYTIPPSYQTEDTDSTGKGPDDEIKIKEVEKSFEEKIKDDPKSVLVPKFLPDSAETQDSSDGNKDQSEQKPEPQLSSATKTEHPPDHENHERDLPELVQEKETQFASDTISSSTSSHRENPEATEQTFNSNISRDEMENPSKEKSYSDEISSATSAIAADRAISAEGVAAVPKSDHGEKGDGEGKREDSSNKSGKNIATSVTEKLAPVYGKVAGVGSAVKSKVSGTRSEDSVGVETENVEKGEDKRVNVKDYLAEKLKPGEEDKALSEVISEAFNKRKEDPKKASEGEDRDVDAIKKQGEETVAETEESNVSSPGKSVVGKIKGVVGSWFGKSEENQSSSKGGEDLTLNKNSGEIQAEGERRLEE from the exons ATGGAGTCTGAAGTAGTTCGTAGTCATCAAGAACAAGATGAGAATGATGAACAACAACCACCCTTCAATGATTCTGCTTCACAACTCG AAGAACAACATAGTGATCCTGAGAAGAAGTCATCGGTTCTGAACAAGGTGAAGGCAAGGGCTAAGAAGATTAAGGATACAGTAAAGAAGCATGGTCAACGAGTCCTTGATCATGTTCATGACAATAGCAGTAGTGAAGATCAGAACAGTCCTGTTCATCATGACATCAATGAGCCTGAAAACCAACAAGTTGATAGAGCATTAG TTGATGAAAGTGGAGATGTTAAAGATGCTCCGCCAACGTATCAACAAGTCGAAAATTATGTTAAAAATGCTGCAACGGAATCTGAGCAAGTAGAAAATTTGGGCAAGTCAGAAGCCAATTATGGTGGCACAACAAATATGGGAGAAGAACCTCAGGACAAGGCAGGAACTGTAGGTGTTGTTTCTCCAACTGATGAAAACATAGCCACTGAGGAAGAGAAGGAAGGGCATTCTAAGGACACTTTGGAGAACATATCTGAGGCATACGCTACTACTCGAAATTATCAAACTGGAACAG TTGGTGAAAGTGAAGCTGTTCAAAGTTCTCCCCCAACATATGAGCAAGTGGAAGATTTTGTTAAAAGTGGTGAACCAGAACCTGAGCAAGTTGAAAATCTGGACAAGACAGTACCAAGTTCTGGAGGTACAACACCATTTGTGGGAGAAGAACCTCATCACCAGCCAAGAGTTGTTGGTGCTTCTCCAACTACAGAAACTAATGAAGACATAACCACTGAACCAGCTAAAGCATTTGCTGAGGAAGAGAAATTTAAGGGAAATTTGGAGAATCCAACAAGCTTGGGTGAAGAACTGCACCCGCCGGGAAGTAGGCCTGAGGCATACACTATTCCTCCCAGTTATCAAACAGAAGACACTGATTCAACAGGGAAAG GTCCTGATGATGAAATAAAGATTAAAGAAGTGGAGAAATCTTTTGAGGagaagatcaaagatgatccaaagtcTGTTCTAGTGCCAAAATTCCTGCCAGATTCTGCTGAAACTCAAGACTCTTCTGATGGAAACAAAGATCAATCTGAGCAAAAGCCAGAGCCTCAACTCTCAAGTGCAACTAAAACCGAGCACCCTCCTGATCATGAAAACCATGAACGAGACTTGCCAGAGCTTGTGCAAGAGAAGGAAACTCAGTTTGCTTCAGATACTATATCCTCAAGTACCAGCAGCCACAGGGAAAATCCTGAAGCAACTGAACAAACTTTCAACAGCAACATATCCAGAGATGAAATGGAGAATCCATCAAAGGAAAAGAGTTACTCAGATGAGATATCATCTGCCACTTCTGCAATTGCTGCTGATAGGGCTATCTCTGCTGAAGGTGTTGCTGCTGTTCCTAAGAGTGATCATGGAGAGAAAGGTGATGGAGAGGGAAAACGTGAGGATTCTTCTAACAAGTCAGGAAAGAACATTGCTACCTCTGTGACAGAGAAACTTGCTCCAGTTTATGGGAAGGTTGCTGGTGTGGGAAGTGCAGTGAAGTCTAAAGTGTCCGGAACCAGATCAGAAGACAGTGTTGGAGTTGAAACAGAAAATGTGGAGAAAGGAGAAGACAAAAGGGTGAATGTGAAGGACTATTTGGCTGAGAAGCTAAAGCCTGGTGAAGAAGACAAGGCACTTTCTGAGGTGATTTCAGAAGCTTTTAACAAGCGTAAAGAAGATCCAAAGAAGGCTTCTGAGGGTGAGGATAGGGATGTGGATGCTATAAAGAAGCAAGGAGAAGAGACAGTGGCTGAAACTGAAGAGAGCAATGTGAGTAGTCCAGGAAAAAGTGTGGTTGGTAAGATTAAAGGTGTTGTTGGCTCTTGGTTTGGCAAATCAGAGGAGAATCAATCATCATCAAAGG GAGGTGAAGATTTAACATTGAACAAGAATAGTGGTGAAATCCAGGCTGAAGGTGAAAGAAGACTGGAGGAGTAA